The nucleotide window TATCCTCTTGTGTGAGGAAGCGACATATACTTTTCAGGTCACATTCATGGTATATCAGGCCTCTGATTCAATGACAGTCCAATATTCTCAGAATGTAAGTTGGAAGTAAATCTGTGTTCTTGAAAACCTTTTTTCCCCCCCTTTCTCACAATGCAATCTGTGAATCCCAAGATTCGCCCGGGATTTCCTGAAGCGTATTCCTTAGGTACGTCCTTGGGCCTTAGTTTCTCTGCTTCAGGAACGTCTTTGCTCTTAACAGACCGGGCGACCTTTCAAAAACCACCTCCAAACCCCgggcaggggaggcagggagcAGGTCGCGCGCGAGCGCGCTCTCGCGAGTCTGCCCGTTCTTCACGCGCGTCCGGGCGGCGCGGCGGGCGGGGCGGCCTGGGCGGAGGCCATCTTGCGGGTCCCCGGAGGCCGGCCAGGCAGGCGCGGCTCTAAATGTGTACCTGCAGGCGGATGTTGAGGATCACCGAGCCGGCGATGTAGAAGTACGGGAAGTTCGTGCGCAGCTGCCAGGCCAGCTCGAAGAAGGCGAGCAGGGTCCGGGAGAGCCCCTTGCAGAAGGCACAGTACGGGGTGGCGGCCGCGGGGCCCAGGGCCGTGAGCGCCAGGGCGGACGGGACGTCGGCGGGGGCCATGGTGCTGTCCCGCTCGGCCGAGGGTCTCCGCAGCTCCGCGCGGTCCCGAGCAGGGTCGGGCCGTGGCCCGGACGACGTGGCCACCCGTTCCCCGCTACCCTGGCAGCGGCTTCCGCGCCCTCCGCGCCCTCCGGCCGCTCCCTCCCTAGTGGCGCGGGGCGGCGTGGGCTCCGCCCCTTCCTGTCAGCTTCCCGTGGAAGGTCCGCTGCAGGCGGTTATGTAACTTGTAGGGACAGCTGCGCAGAGATCGCTGTCGTTTTAAAGGAAAAGAGCTTGGTGAGCTGACGCAATTCAGCCAAcagtacacatttttttttttttggaaggatcAAAGGTGGATTAAAATGAATTCGTCTGCTCCGTGATCCTGTAGCATTCACTCTGATACTAAGACAAGATGGTTACGGTACACAAGCTGATACAGGCAGTCTGCATTTGTAGCATGCTGTAACTGTGAAAAGTCACCATATTAGGTTATGAATTTAACTGTGTATTAGGACGATTGCTAGTAACAAGCAAAAATATATACGCCCCTTTTTTCACTGTGTGtatatctatttgtctgtctgtctgtctattatctatctatcatgtgtTTCCACTTAATATAAACCCATAAAAGTGTAGATTAGGTATAAAATCCAGCTTTTTGCATGGAAATGTAACGGTGAAAAACCTAAAGTAGGCTCTAATGATGAGAACACTACTATTATCTATTTTCATATCCTTGGTACCCTTATAGAAATATGACTTCATTAGTCACAATGCTTTATGTGGTGCacttttattgtgtttttgaGCAATCCTTTCGTTTAGCTACATGTATGTATAATGCTTGTTCGTTAGTTGCTGATCATGACTTTCACAATACAGTGTAGTTTTACATATCAATGTTAAAATGCTCCATATCTAACCctgacctgcatgtatgtgttacATATTCAAAGCCTCCCTGTGCTCCAAATAGTGTCAGGTCGAAAGGGCACTCTAATCCCCCAAACTTCAAAAGGAAGTTCAAATATGGCAAAATGAACTCAACCTAAACTGTAGGAGGCTTTTTGgtggttagataaaagccagcatttttCCAGGAACTTGTGAAGTGGGTTCCTATCTGCCAAAGGGGGTCATTTCCCTTACCACTTGTCAATAGGACATATAGCTCTCTTGTTAACACATATTTCTGGCCCCCATCAGCATATCAAGGTCCTTAGTCTGatccctcagtccctactcaCAGTACTTATACATTTCAAAACCCACATGCCCATCTCCtggctcttccttccctccagcaCCTCACTCTCCTTGTAACCATTGCTATTCTCACTATGCCTTATAACCAATATTCTTAGATGgttaagaagaagaaaggaagaaagaagaaaggaaagaaaagaaaggaagaaagaaaaagaaaaaagaaacacagtaaTCCTTCCAAATGTTTTCAACAAATTCCTAATACAAAACCAAGATAAGActatatcaaaaaaagaaaatggcagacTAATATCCGTGATGAACAAAAATGCTATAATCCTTATGACAAGGTTTGATATAGAAAAAAGATCATCTACCACAACCAAGTTGGGTTTATCCTGGAGATGCAGAGATAGATCAACATACATAAGTCAATAGTGTAATAAATCATATCAGTGGACATAAAGACAAGCATAAAATCCAATCGATGTAGAAAAGATCGTTGAAAAAATCCAACAtgacttcatgataaaagttctgggagaacaggagagaaatgcaaaggaaggaagcacaTGTGGA belongs to Microtus pennsylvanicus isolate mMicPen1 chromosome 8, mMicPen1.hap1, whole genome shotgun sequence and includes:
- the Smim10l1 gene encoding small integral membrane protein 10-like protein 1, whose translation is MAPADVPSALALTALGPAAATPYCAFCKGLSRTLLAFFELAWQLRTNFPYFYIAGSVILNIRLQVHI